A single region of the Streptomyces caelestis genome encodes:
- a CDS encoding MmcQ/YjbR family DNA-binding protein, whose translation MNGSTLQTFAAECAEELPGAQLEHPFGPDWEVYKVRGKVFMLMTEVPGRPVVILKADPGEAHALREHSSHITPGYHMNKKHWITLEGGTGIDKKLARELVTDSYLLVVALLPKAEQPVDPHTYGASTRADR comes from the coding sequence ATGAACGGATCGACCCTGCAGACATTCGCCGCCGAGTGCGCGGAGGAACTCCCCGGAGCCCAGCTGGAGCATCCCTTCGGCCCGGACTGGGAGGTCTACAAGGTACGAGGCAAGGTGTTCATGCTGATGACCGAGGTCCCCGGACGCCCCGTCGTGATCCTCAAGGCGGACCCCGGCGAGGCCCACGCTCTCCGGGAACACAGCAGCCACATCACCCCCGGTTACCACATGAACAAGAAACACTGGATCACGCTGGAGGGCGGGACAGGCATCGACAAGAAGCTCGCCAGGGAACTCGTCACCGACTCCTACCTGCTCGTCGTCGCCCTCTTGCCCAAGGCCGAGCAGCCCGTCGACCCGCACACCTACGGCGCCAGCACGCGGGCGGACCGGTGA
- a CDS encoding helix-turn-helix domain-containing protein — MMVDKRHPMRSPRVGRSGQAVQAAVPLYGFQPPVGTPYGLEVSTVEDFFAEHDDWPWNPPRPGRATFHYLILVTEGELLHDVDHVTRTVACGQWLWVRPGHAQCWHPPGAARGLFILFEPDVLTSDAARLLAPLTAHEAPAVLSPHPDDAAWLRQTALQLLDEHRALGRRRLDVHHALRRSLLESLLLRLASSPDVTSDGALAGGTGRRDTYARFADALELHFRELHRAADYAGLLGCSVRTLSRAARDVTGKGVREVIDERRLLEARRLLGGAGWDARAVAVHLGFTDPANFGRFFRGHTGLTPAAFAAREARTGM; from the coding sequence GTGATGGTCGACAAGCGACACCCCATGCGTTCTCCACGCGTCGGACGCAGCGGGCAGGCCGTGCAGGCCGCGGTTCCGCTGTACGGTTTCCAGCCCCCGGTCGGCACTCCGTACGGCCTTGAGGTGAGCACCGTCGAGGACTTCTTCGCCGAGCACGACGACTGGCCGTGGAATCCGCCCCGTCCAGGCCGCGCCACCTTCCACTACCTGATCCTCGTGACCGAGGGTGAGCTGCTCCACGATGTCGACCACGTCACGCGGACCGTTGCCTGCGGCCAGTGGCTGTGGGTGCGCCCCGGGCACGCGCAGTGCTGGCATCCGCCGGGCGCCGCCCGCGGCTTGTTCATCCTGTTCGAGCCGGACGTGCTGACGTCCGACGCCGCCCGCCTGCTGGCCCCGCTCACCGCGCACGAGGCCCCTGCCGTACTGAGCCCGCACCCCGATGACGCGGCCTGGCTGCGGCAGACGGCGCTCCAGCTCCTGGACGAGCACCGTGCACTGGGGCGGCGCCGGCTCGATGTCCACCACGCCCTGCGGCGCAGCCTCCTCGAATCGCTGCTGCTGCGCCTTGCCAGCTCCCCGGACGTCACCTCCGACGGCGCGTTGGCGGGCGGCACGGGCCGCAGGGACACGTACGCACGGTTTGCGGACGCCCTGGAGCTGCACTTCCGGGAACTGCACCGGGCTGCGGACTATGCCGGGCTGCTCGGCTGTTCGGTTCGCACCCTCAGCCGCGCGGCCCGGGACGTCACCGGCAAGGGGGTGCGTGAGGTCATCGACGAGCGGCGGCTGCTCGAAGCCCGTCGCCTGCTGGGAGGTGCCGGTTGGGACGCCCGGGCCGTGGCCGTCCATCTCGGGTTCACCGATCCCGCGAACTTCGGCCGCTTCTTCCGTGGCCACACCGGTCTCACCCCGGCCGCCTTCGCGGCCCGCGAAGCCAGGACCGGCATGTGA
- a CDS encoding YybH family protein, producing MGVNKEEISKTILELEKAFNERWSVGDSRGYLDNYAEEISYFDPIEKALVVGRDAAVAHIEAIYSNPHIVRNEYLNTVVHVSDGGDFAVLAYNLNTYVLDDNGNERQLRAWNATEAYRLIDGEWRIVHSNWAFAQTATGAIAS from the coding sequence ATGGGCGTCAACAAGGAAGAAATCAGCAAGACCATCCTGGAACTGGAGAAGGCCTTCAACGAGCGGTGGAGCGTCGGCGACAGCCGCGGCTACCTCGACAACTACGCCGAGGAGATCAGCTACTTCGACCCGATCGAAAAGGCTTTGGTCGTCGGCCGTGACGCGGCCGTCGCCCACATCGAGGCGATCTACTCCAACCCGCACATCGTGCGCAACGAGTACCTCAATACTGTCGTGCACGTCAGCGACGGCGGTGACTTCGCCGTCCTGGCCTACAACCTGAATACCTACGTGCTCGACGACAACGGCAACGAGCGGCAGCTGCGCGCCTGGAACGCCACCGAGGCGTACCGGCTGATCGACGGCGAGTGGCGCATCGTGCACTCCAACTGGGCGTTCGCCCAGACCGCGACAGGCGCGATCGCATCCTGA
- a CDS encoding alcohol dehydrogenase catalytic domain-containing protein, producing the protein MRAVVVTQPGGLDALQVTTAPMPEPQPGWVRIKVKAFGVNESEVTTRKGESDPEVTYPRIPGIEGVGVVDQADEDSGLRPGQQVATMMGGMGRSFDGSYAQYVTVPAGQAIPFETGLPWEVVGALPEMFQTAYGSLATGLGLQAGQTLLIRGGTSTVGLSAATIAKDLGATVLSTTRSPDRAGELRAVGVDHPLVDNGTIADQVRELMPDGVDAVLELVGCSVLADTFRTVRRHGTVCFTGALAGQWTIPDFTPFMIPSGVRLTSYAGGATDLPEQVFQQQLQAIAAGRLKAPVAKVYHGLEQVRDAQADVEAGTTPGKHVVLLDD; encoded by the coding sequence ATGCGAGCGGTCGTCGTCACTCAACCCGGCGGCCTGGATGCTCTTCAGGTCACCACGGCGCCGATGCCCGAGCCGCAGCCCGGATGGGTGCGCATCAAGGTGAAGGCGTTCGGCGTCAACGAATCCGAGGTCACCACCCGAAAGGGCGAGTCGGACCCGGAGGTCACCTACCCGCGGATCCCCGGCATCGAGGGCGTCGGTGTGGTCGACCAGGCCGACGAGGACAGCGGGCTGCGCCCGGGTCAGCAGGTGGCGACCATGATGGGCGGCATGGGCCGGTCCTTCGACGGCTCGTATGCGCAGTACGTGACCGTCCCCGCGGGGCAGGCCATCCCGTTCGAGACCGGCCTCCCGTGGGAAGTGGTCGGCGCGCTGCCGGAGATGTTCCAGACCGCCTACGGCTCCCTCGCCACGGGCCTCGGTCTGCAGGCGGGGCAGACGCTGCTGATCCGCGGCGGCACCTCCACGGTCGGGCTGAGCGCGGCCACGATCGCGAAGGACCTCGGAGCCACCGTGCTGTCCACCACCCGCAGCCCGGACCGGGCCGGGGAACTGCGGGCCGTGGGTGTCGACCATCCTCTGGTCGACAACGGCACCATCGCCGACCAGGTGCGCGAGCTGATGCCGGACGGCGTCGACGCCGTACTGGAACTGGTGGGCTGCTCGGTCCTCGCCGACACCTTCCGCACCGTCCGCCGCCACGGCACCGTCTGCTTCACCGGAGCCCTGGCGGGCCAGTGGACGATCCCCGACTTCACCCCGTTCATGATCCCCAGCGGGGTGAGGCTGACCAGCTACGCGGGCGGGGCCACCGACCTGCCCGAGCAGGTCTTCCAGCAGCAGCTGCAAGCCATCGCCGCTGGGCGGCTCAAAGCCCCGGTCGCGAAGGTCTACCACGGCCTGGAGCAGGTTCGCGATGCCCAGGCCGACGTCGAGGCCGGCACGACGCCGGGCAAGCACGTGGTGCTGCTCGACGACTGA
- a CDS encoding DUF6114 domain-containing protein, protein MWSPRAWWPSGSTLALPSLLISSLLVALGLSMWFQAAVRVFAGTGAVVLTMASLVLPVVSNLVIFLVAHLPGLIGGAQPAEPSGGSDKCERQQGLPERTV, encoded by the coding sequence ATATGGTCGCCGCGTGCCTGGTGGCCCTCGGGGTCCACTCTGGCGCTCCCTTCGCTCCTCATCAGCTCATTGCTGGTAGCGCTGGGTCTATCCATGTGGTTCCAGGCCGCGGTACGCGTCTTCGCGGGCACTGGGGCGGTCGTGCTGACAATGGCCTCGCTGGTCCTGCCGGTCGTCTCCAACCTCGTCATCTTCCTGGTGGCCCACCTCCCTGGCCTGATCGGCGGCGCGCAGCCGGCGGAGCCGTCGGGCGGCAGCGACAAGTGTGAGCGGCAGCAGGGTCTGCCAGAACGGACGGTGTAA
- a CDS encoding multidrug effflux MFS transporter, whose amino-acid sequence MTTRSAASPEAASPYAVKPKRLRLLLVLAGLSGVSPLATDMYVPALPDLARSLATDASGAQLSLTSFLVGIIAGQLALGPLSDAVGRRPVLIGGSLLFAGFSVVCAAAPTVAVLNSARVGQGVAGAAGIVVSRAVVTDLFDDRELPSVFSRLGAIGAMAPVLAPLAGGALLLVVPWRYVFAVLALMGILLAVGVWRWVPESHPPDARLTGGLATSLRAIGRVTAQPAVVTPVLALACGGAAVFAYIAGTTFVFQDIYHLSPALSSLVYGVNAIGNMSGSLAYGRLTRRRSPEALLIISGILATAGAAALLLIQATTGSSMPLTWLCLLISISAFGLFFPAVITIAQSRGRAAPGATSALLGSGQFLLGAAASPLVGLFGAQSPAPMAAVMATCLTLGTLAAIATRRTHS is encoded by the coding sequence ATGACCACCCGTTCCGCGGCCTCGCCCGAGGCAGCCAGCCCGTACGCCGTCAAGCCGAAGCGTCTTCGCCTGCTGCTGGTGCTGGCTGGACTGAGCGGCGTAAGCCCCCTGGCCACAGACATGTATGTCCCCGCCTTGCCCGACTTGGCCCGCTCCTTGGCAACCGACGCCTCCGGTGCGCAACTGTCCCTGACCAGCTTTCTGGTCGGCATCATCGCCGGGCAGCTTGCCCTCGGTCCGCTCAGCGACGCGGTCGGCCGCCGTCCCGTCCTCATCGGCGGGTCCCTGTTGTTCGCCGGCTTCTCCGTCGTGTGCGCTGCGGCGCCTACGGTAGCTGTGCTGAACTCGGCGAGGGTGGGACAGGGCGTCGCAGGGGCCGCCGGGATCGTGGTCTCCCGAGCTGTCGTCACCGATCTCTTCGACGACCGCGAACTCCCTTCGGTGTTCTCCCGTTTGGGAGCGATCGGCGCCATGGCCCCGGTGCTGGCCCCGCTGGCCGGCGGCGCCCTGCTCCTCGTCGTTCCCTGGCGTTATGTCTTCGCCGTCCTCGCCCTCATGGGCATACTCCTGGCCGTGGGCGTATGGCGCTGGGTTCCCGAGTCCCATCCGCCCGACGCCCGCCTCACCGGCGGCCTGGCCACCAGCCTTCGCGCCATCGGCCGGGTAACCGCACAGCCCGCCGTCGTCACCCCCGTGCTGGCGCTCGCCTGCGGCGGAGCCGCCGTCTTCGCCTACATCGCCGGCACCACCTTCGTCTTCCAGGACATCTACCACCTCTCCCCTGCCCTCTCCAGCCTGGTCTACGGCGTCAACGCCATCGGCAACATGTCCGGAAGCCTCGCCTACGGGCGCCTGACCAGGCGCCGGTCTCCCGAAGCCCTCCTCATCATCAGCGGCATCCTGGCCACTGCCGGAGCAGCGGCACTGCTTCTCATTCAGGCAACCACCGGTAGCAGCATGCCCCTGACCTGGCTCTGCCTACTGATCAGCATCAGCGCATTCGGCCTCTTCTTCCCTGCCGTCATCACCATCGCTCAAAGCCGCGGCCGAGCCGCCCCCGGAGCCACATCCGCACTCCTCGGCAGCGGCCAGTTCCTCCTCGGCGCAGCCGCCTCCCCCTTGGTCGGACTGTTCGGCGCCCAAAGCCCCGCGCCCATGGCAGCCGTGATGGCCACCTGCCTCACCCTGGGCACCCTGGCAGCGATCGCGACCAGACGGACGCACAGCTAA
- a CDS encoding GNAT family N-acetyltransferase, translating to MQRVQFGQERIPAEQPCGRVEMKWCRWWPVTWMPGVTSADFDDHPERALLDRLEEYYDAVPRHGARVEDHGPLTLFVREGPGWPFYARPTRGWSGPLNASDVQKVRARQRELGIPESFEWVAETTPKLRSAVEESGLVVHEHPLMVLDPGTPAASLDGWSGSIEVRIVGADDPILPSALAVPHLAFAEPGTHVGLAGTPQLTEATDARIADGSVDRAIVRIRAGRTAVAAAVEHGSALSAGQHQPLAGVSEIVGVGTLPAARRRGLALAVTATLVADARLRGAATVFLSAGDDDVARVYARFGFRKIGTALIAEPSE from the coding sequence ATGCAGCGCGTCCAGTTCGGGCAGGAACGAATTCCGGCCGAGCAGCCCTGCGGACGGGTCGAAATGAAGTGGTGTCGCTGGTGGCCTGTTACTTGGATGCCTGGCGTGACTTCTGCCGATTTTGACGATCATCCTGAGCGGGCACTGCTGGACCGGCTCGAGGAGTACTACGACGCGGTCCCGCGCCACGGCGCCCGCGTCGAGGACCACGGGCCGCTCACCTTGTTCGTGCGGGAGGGCCCGGGCTGGCCGTTCTACGCACGTCCCACACGGGGATGGTCCGGACCACTGAACGCCTCCGACGTGCAGAAGGTCCGTGCTCGCCAGCGGGAGCTGGGGATCCCGGAGAGTTTCGAATGGGTCGCCGAGACCACGCCCAAGCTGCGGTCAGCAGTCGAGGAGTCGGGACTCGTGGTCCACGAACATCCGCTGATGGTGCTCGATCCCGGTACTCCCGCAGCTTCCCTGGACGGGTGGTCAGGCAGCATAGAGGTGCGGATCGTAGGCGCGGACGATCCGATACTGCCCAGCGCCCTGGCCGTTCCTCACCTCGCCTTCGCCGAGCCTGGAACCCACGTCGGTCTCGCGGGAACACCGCAACTGACGGAAGCGACCGACGCTCGTATCGCCGACGGATCGGTGGACCGCGCTATCGTGCGTATCCGGGCAGGTCGAACGGCGGTCGCCGCAGCTGTCGAGCACGGATCCGCGCTGTCCGCAGGCCAGCACCAACCGCTCGCAGGAGTCAGCGAGATCGTCGGCGTCGGCACGCTCCCCGCAGCTCGCCGTCGCGGTCTCGCACTCGCGGTCACCGCGACACTGGTGGCCGACGCCCGATTGCGGGGGGCGGCAACCGTCTTCCTGTCTGCAGGTGATGACGATGTCGCGCGAGTCTACGCCCGATTCGGCTTCCGCAAGATCGGTACGGCGCTGATCGCCGAACCCTCCGAATAA
- a CDS encoding DUF6461 domain-containing protein, producing MFRVGDFPIYTLTFVRGLSPVELLTRMRVDQETLALRDGMDLSDDFGDDLLNDEEPVVTTGVDGAWTWAWEQGGVHGLEAQILSAVSVGTEAVALHYNEKPMYWFKYAVDGDVIVDFHTLQGIEPTGQDPTRLDEYMRPLGLVPGEQPPLYGVLSLVENAFGIRLTHPGEVDDLRMSGRLSPLPE from the coding sequence ATGTTCCGGGTCGGCGACTTCCCCATCTACACGTTGACCTTCGTACGGGGGCTGAGTCCTGTCGAGTTGCTCACCCGCATGAGAGTTGACCAGGAAACCCTTGCACTTCGCGACGGGATGGATCTGTCGGACGACTTCGGCGACGACCTTCTCAACGATGAGGAACCCGTCGTCACCACGGGCGTCGATGGAGCATGGACCTGGGCGTGGGAACAGGGTGGTGTGCACGGGCTCGAGGCGCAGATCTTGAGCGCCGTGTCCGTCGGTACCGAGGCCGTTGCCCTGCACTACAACGAGAAGCCGATGTACTGGTTCAAGTACGCCGTCGACGGCGACGTCATCGTCGACTTTCACACGCTCCAGGGGATTGAGCCGACCGGGCAGGACCCGACACGGCTTGATGAGTACATGCGGCCGTTGGGGCTCGTCCCTGGCGAGCAGCCCCCTCTCTATGGCGTCCTGTCGCTTGTTGAGAACGCTTTCGGTATCCGGCTGACGCACCCGGGAGAGGTGGACGATCTGCGTATGAGCGGCCGGTTGAGCCCTTTGCCGGAGTGA
- a CDS encoding DUF6207 family protein, which translates to MVEVAAADDETALAVQELLAARCAIAPADRTTREPGEPGVRLRFFLDLRQEPGS; encoded by the coding sequence GTGGTGGAGGTCGCGGCCGCTGATGATGAAACCGCGCTCGCGGTCCAGGAGCTGCTCGCCGCACGGTGCGCCATCGCACCGGCGGACCGCACGACTCGGGAGCCCGGCGAGCCCGGTGTACGGCTGCGGTTCTTCCTGGACCTGCGCCAGGAGCCGGGCTCGTAG
- a CDS encoding right-handed parallel beta-helix repeat-containing protein produces the protein MSKHRVAAGALAAVALAAGLVVSGTAEAAAACTFYVSASGSDGNAGTSPDRPWATLERARDHIRQHGLNKDMRADLRVCLRGGRHTRTATFNLAEADSGSNGFKVVYQAYPGETPIIDGGKAVTGWKRVTDRPYFVADVPESAGYADYFRQLYVGGRRAQLAMGKAIVGSGFFDEASIPNPPANPERPTRSYDGVQFPAAGVPAYTNVRDIRLLHIAIGFKIDYFPVVDISASGANKRVRLAQPHFQARLNRDDGFSLDYDDTFYVLNAFEELDSPGEWYLNRATNKVYYHPRAGEDVNQAGAYVPVVETLVNVAGSSPSAKASAIAFDGITFEHGNWLLPRDRFIGGSQAEAQYADDPFKDPNHDGYGGEVPGQIKLTNTRGITFTNNTVRKMGSGGLQLLTGAEDVTVTGNLFHNLTAAGVIAGRWMDVHVDGARRTRNVTISNNVVTDIGDDFFPATGISLMNTYNVAVTHNLVHDTAYMGFHQRKAEEHSLLDGADGIGKTTFSHNEVYNATSKVSWGVHDSGAVYSFGSWPGSVVSHNHVHHSTSTANYYSDNQSHQTRWDYNVGQGGRFDFSPRYRQPLSVYASHNYTDFADNWLGGAIYDGDGRPHVVTDGAWPAEARTIMNQAGLEPAYAGLRWKVPRENLADHSTVSQRSAWNSDLGKLWDGVTDTAEASSNVNESWVQFDLGADYEQFAFTIQQDNCCTWMTTHWKVQRWSAGQNAWIDIMPYQAINTTAPVVYRPPADLATTNIRLYVRNSNQNGKVGVQEFSATGVRK, from the coding sequence ATGAGCAAACACAGAGTGGCCGCGGGCGCCTTGGCGGCGGTCGCGCTGGCTGCTGGGCTGGTGGTCAGTGGTACGGCGGAGGCGGCAGCAGCGTGCACCTTCTACGTCTCCGCGTCGGGCAGCGACGGTAACGCCGGAACCTCACCGGATCGCCCCTGGGCGACCTTAGAACGGGCGCGGGACCACATCCGACAGCACGGGCTCAACAAGGACATGCGGGCCGACCTCCGCGTCTGCCTGCGCGGGGGCCGGCATACCCGGACGGCCACCTTCAACCTGGCCGAGGCGGACTCGGGTTCCAACGGGTTCAAGGTCGTCTACCAGGCGTATCCGGGTGAGACGCCCATCATTGACGGTGGTAAGGCCGTCACGGGCTGGAAGCGGGTAACCGACCGGCCTTACTTCGTGGCCGACGTGCCGGAGTCGGCGGGCTACGCCGACTACTTCCGGCAGCTCTACGTCGGCGGCCGGCGGGCTCAGCTGGCGATGGGCAAGGCCATCGTGGGCAGCGGCTTCTTCGATGAGGCATCGATCCCCAACCCGCCGGCCAACCCGGAGCGGCCGACCCGCTCCTACGACGGCGTGCAGTTCCCGGCGGCCGGCGTTCCGGCGTACACCAACGTCCGCGACATTCGGCTGCTGCACATCGCGATCGGCTTCAAGATCGACTACTTCCCCGTCGTGGACATCAGCGCGAGCGGCGCCAACAAGCGGGTGCGCCTGGCACAGCCGCACTTCCAGGCGCGGCTGAACCGCGACGACGGCTTCTCGCTGGACTACGACGACACGTTCTACGTGCTCAACGCGTTCGAGGAGCTGGACTCCCCCGGCGAGTGGTACCTGAACCGGGCGACGAACAAGGTGTACTACCACCCGCGGGCGGGAGAGGATGTCAACCAGGCCGGGGCGTACGTGCCGGTGGTGGAGACGCTGGTGAACGTGGCCGGGTCCAGCCCGTCCGCGAAGGCGAGCGCGATCGCGTTCGACGGCATCACGTTCGAGCACGGCAACTGGCTGCTGCCTCGCGACCGGTTCATCGGCGGCTCGCAAGCGGAGGCGCAATACGCGGACGACCCCTTCAAGGATCCGAACCACGACGGCTACGGCGGCGAGGTGCCCGGTCAGATCAAGCTGACCAACACCCGCGGCATCACCTTCACCAACAACACCGTGCGCAAGATGGGCAGCGGCGGACTGCAGCTGCTGACCGGAGCCGAGGACGTCACCGTCACCGGCAACCTCTTCCACAACCTGACCGCCGCCGGGGTCATCGCCGGCCGGTGGATGGACGTACACGTCGACGGCGCCCGGCGCACCAGGAACGTGACGATCAGCAACAACGTCGTGACCGACATCGGTGACGACTTCTTCCCGGCGACCGGGATCAGCCTGATGAACACCTACAACGTGGCGGTCACCCACAACCTCGTCCACGACACCGCGTACATGGGCTTCCATCAGCGCAAGGCGGAGGAGCACAGCCTCCTCGACGGGGCGGACGGGATCGGCAAGACGACGTTCAGCCACAACGAGGTGTACAACGCCACGTCCAAGGTGTCCTGGGGGGTGCACGACTCGGGGGCCGTCTACTCGTTCGGGTCGTGGCCGGGCAGCGTGGTCAGCCACAACCACGTGCACCACTCGACGTCGACCGCGAACTACTACAGCGACAACCAGAGTCACCAGACCCGCTGGGACTACAACGTCGGGCAGGGCGGGCGGTTCGACTTCTCCCCGCGTTACCGCCAGCCCCTGTCGGTGTACGCGTCGCACAACTACACCGACTTCGCCGACAACTGGCTCGGCGGGGCCATCTACGACGGCGACGGGCGACCGCACGTGGTGACAGATGGGGCGTGGCCGGCCGAGGCGCGGACCATCATGAACCAGGCGGGCCTGGAACCGGCGTACGCCGGGCTGCGCTGGAAGGTGCCCAGGGAGAACCTGGCCGACCACTCCACCGTGTCGCAGCGCAGTGCCTGGAACAGCGACCTCGGCAAGCTTTGGGACGGCGTCACCGACACCGCCGAGGCCAGCTCCAACGTGAACGAGTCCTGGGTGCAGTTCGACCTCGGCGCCGACTACGAGCAGTTCGCCTTCACCATCCAGCAGGACAACTGCTGCACCTGGATGACCACCCACTGGAAGGTGCAGCGGTGGAGCGCCGGCCAGAACGCCTGGATCGACATCATGCCCTACCAGGCGATCAACACGACGGCGCCGGTCGTCTACCGACCGCCGGCCGACCTCGCCACCACCAACATCCGGCTCTACGTGCGCAACAGCAACCAGAACGGAAAGGTCGGCGTACAGGAGTTCAGCGCGACCGGCGTGCGCAAGTAG
- a CDS encoding GOLPH3/VPS74 family protein → MAITLAEEIMLLSLDDESGSAKQRQAAGWAVSGGILLELVLAGRVSVAGKHLELTDTTPTGDQLLDSRTALIETWLRGRKKRRVTEWLTKDHAKAVGAALESLCKRGVVVEEKHRALGVFPIRRYPEADGAVEAELRERLRAVVLDGAEPDTRTAGLIALIHSAELHRLAFPDRPRKQVAARMGEVAAGQWAAESVRAAIRDMQAAMVAVTVVTAATAGS, encoded by the coding sequence ATGGCGATCACACTGGCCGAGGAGATCATGCTGCTGTCACTGGACGATGAGTCCGGGTCGGCGAAGCAGCGGCAAGCCGCTGGGTGGGCGGTGTCGGGAGGGATCCTGCTCGAACTGGTCCTGGCCGGGCGGGTGTCCGTTGCAGGCAAGCACCTCGAACTGACAGACACGACGCCGACCGGGGACCAGTTACTCGACAGCCGGACGGCACTGATTGAGACGTGGCTGCGCGGTCGCAAGAAGCGACGGGTGACGGAGTGGCTGACAAAGGACCACGCCAAGGCCGTCGGTGCGGCTCTGGAGAGCCTGTGCAAGCGCGGAGTGGTCGTGGAGGAGAAGCACAGGGCACTCGGCGTGTTTCCGATACGCCGCTATCCCGAGGCCGACGGCGCCGTCGAGGCTGAGTTGCGGGAACGGCTCCGCGCCGTCGTACTGGATGGCGCCGAGCCGGACACACGGACAGCGGGCCTCATCGCACTGATCCACTCCGCCGAGCTGCACCGCCTGGCCTTTCCCGACCGCCCGCGCAAGCAGGTCGCCGCAAGGATGGGGGAGGTGGCCGCCGGGCAATGGGCGGCCGAGAGCGTCCGCGCTGCCATCCGCGACATGCAGGCAGCTATGGTCGCAGTCACCGTAGTCACGGCCGCCACGGCCGGGAGTTAA
- the tpg gene encoding telomere-protecting terminal protein Tpg, whose protein sequence is MPYYEPWPALKRATWRPDIRAAVLANQRVGIHRKLMKAAVAADLYPVAIGTGCIVHPSTGPSPLDVLPYTDEGKPAPGTTDDARIRDITQALPPRRADRLFTARERGAKERQLQRIAAGGLAEMYFRNNNTRAHGLGVEFTDVEHVEIGLRCARTCGPPWKSERPSWQPPEKPTVN, encoded by the coding sequence GTGCCGTACTACGAGCCGTGGCCGGCGCTCAAGCGGGCAACATGGCGCCCCGACATCCGGGCCGCCGTGCTCGCCAACCAGCGGGTCGGCATCCACCGCAAGCTGATGAAGGCCGCCGTCGCGGCCGACCTCTACCCCGTCGCGATCGGCACGGGCTGCATCGTCCACCCCTCCACCGGCCCCAGCCCGCTGGACGTCCTGCCGTACACGGACGAGGGCAAGCCCGCGCCGGGCACGACCGACGACGCCCGGATCCGCGACATCACCCAGGCCCTGCCGCCGCGCCGGGCGGACCGGCTGTTCACCGCCCGCGAGCGGGGTGCCAAGGAGCGGCAGCTCCAGCGCATCGCGGCTGGGGGCCTGGCGGAGATGTACTTCCGGAACAACAACACCCGCGCTCACGGTCTGGGCGTGGAGTTCACCGACGTGGAGCACGTCGAGATCGGACTGCGATGTGCTCGAACGTGCGGGCCTCCTTGGAAGAGCGAGAGGCCGAGCTGGCAGCCGCCCGAGAAGCCAACCGTCAACTGA
- a CDS encoding ABC transporter permease — protein sequence MTTLASVSPAAPVAVPPVRFRDLLASEWIKTRSLRSTPWTIGLTVLFVVGSAAVATLADEAADSGPAEFLPFDAYPAAGYWTLMLVASSMGALTIVSEYSSGLIRTATVAVPARGSVVLAKAAVTAALWAAVGTAASTGSFLVSQAILDGRHAGVPITHPGVFRALAASALLAPVCALVGLGLGVLLRHAAGTMVTSVFTLLMLPTMFSESNRWSAGINHAMVSAAWKRLVQAWGPDPGSLSYTATVPGSWIVYTLWPLITVALAVLVVRRRDV from the coding sequence ATGACCACACTCGCCTCCGTCTCCCCGGCCGCCCCCGTCGCTGTGCCGCCCGTCCGCTTCCGCGACCTGCTCGCCTCCGAGTGGATCAAGACGCGGTCCCTGCGCTCCACCCCGTGGACGATCGGACTCACCGTCCTGTTCGTCGTCGGGTCCGCCGCCGTGGCCACGCTGGCGGACGAGGCCGCAGACTCCGGGCCCGCTGAGTTCCTGCCCTTCGACGCCTACCCGGCGGCCGGCTACTGGACGCTGATGCTCGTCGCCAGCAGCATGGGCGCCCTCACCATCGTGAGCGAGTACAGCAGCGGGCTGATCCGCACCGCCACCGTGGCAGTCCCGGCCCGCGGCTCGGTCGTGCTGGCCAAGGCGGCCGTCACCGCCGCGTTGTGGGCTGCGGTCGGCACGGCCGCCTCCACTGGTTCCTTCCTGGTCTCCCAGGCCATCCTGGACGGGCGCCACGCCGGCGTTCCGATCACCCACCCCGGGGTGTTCCGGGCGCTGGCGGCATCCGCGTTGCTGGCTCCGGTCTGCGCCCTGGTCGGTCTGGGTCTCGGCGTTCTGCTCCGGCATGCCGCCGGGACCATGGTCACCAGCGTCTTCACCCTGCTGATGCTGCCCACCATGTTCTCGGAGAGCAACCGCTGGTCGGCAGGCATCAACCACGCGATGGTGTCGGCCGCCTGGAAGCGCCTGGTCCAGGCCTGGGGGCCGGATCCCGGATCCCTGAGCTACACCGCCACGGTCCCCGGCTCCTGGATCGTGTACACGCTCTGGCCGCTGATCACGGTCGCACTCGCCGTTCTCGTCGTGAGGCGCCGCGACGTGTGA